In one Corallococcus sp. EGB genomic region, the following are encoded:
- a CDS encoding FliM/FliN family flagellar motor switch protein, with amino-acid sequence MQTNPVRSPSASKKPTRPFRPGARRLTRAHLVLGQRPQVGRWGAELLRDVGAALARDLGAAVEVEGHLVQAAVQPERELAVGMVFALVELSAVGGTAIVELEVPLVFAALARLAGTGLRPAPVTELTRLEESTLVYLLLSALAAMRGQGEWVRRLGPRLSAVSMRRGDVLTRVDPGQPYVAVLLTATVEGATVGGRVLLPARAVQTAFQELPVESGGVIASQVLAASIPARCLVGRSPLQAAAVDALSAGDVVLFEDVRLRDGRVEGPGRLITRGFALRGEFRMEGFSTGSVYSHAARLESDMVATNKRSEAMPPLPVDVEIELTRLQLPLSELATLKPGTLLPLHVNASSPVLLRVGDRVVARAELVEIEGEVGARILALLP; translated from the coding sequence ATGCAAACGAATCCCGTCAGGTCCCCCAGCGCCTCGAAGAAGCCCACGCGGCCCTTCCGCCCGGGAGCGCGCCGGCTGACGCGCGCCCACCTGGTGCTGGGACAGAGGCCTCAGGTGGGACGATGGGGCGCGGAGCTCCTGCGCGATGTAGGCGCGGCGCTGGCGCGGGACCTGGGCGCGGCGGTCGAGGTGGAGGGGCACCTGGTGCAGGCGGCGGTCCAGCCGGAGCGCGAGCTGGCGGTGGGAATGGTGTTCGCGCTGGTGGAGCTGTCGGCGGTCGGGGGCACCGCCATCGTGGAACTGGAGGTCCCGCTGGTCTTCGCGGCGCTGGCGAGGCTGGCGGGGACGGGACTGCGTCCGGCTCCCGTGACGGAGCTGACCCGGCTGGAAGAGTCCACGCTGGTGTACCTGCTGCTCTCCGCCCTGGCCGCGATGCGCGGGCAAGGCGAATGGGTGCGAAGGCTGGGGCCTCGTTTGTCCGCGGTGTCGATGCGGCGCGGTGACGTGCTGACGCGAGTCGACCCGGGCCAGCCCTATGTGGCCGTGCTGCTGACGGCAACGGTGGAGGGCGCGACGGTGGGTGGCCGGGTGCTGCTGCCCGCCCGTGCCGTGCAGACCGCGTTTCAGGAACTGCCCGTGGAGTCAGGAGGTGTCATCGCGTCCCAGGTGCTGGCCGCATCGATCCCCGCGCGGTGCCTCGTGGGACGCAGTCCGTTGCAGGCCGCGGCCGTGGACGCGCTGTCCGCTGGAGACGTCGTGCTCTTCGAGGACGTGCGTCTCCGGGACGGCCGGGTGGAGGGCCCGGGGCGGTTGATCACCCGCGGCTTCGCGCTCCGGGGCGAGTTTCGCATGGAAGGTTTTTCGACAGGGAGCGTGTACTCGCACGCGGCCCGACTGGAGTCGGACATGGTGGCGACGAACAAGCGGAGCGAGGCGATGCCGCCGCTCCCGGTGGATGTGGAGATCGAGCTGACGCGGTTGCAGCTGCCCCTGTCGGAGCTGGCAACGCTGAAGCCGGGCACGTTGCTGCCCCTGCACGTGAACGCGAGCAGCCCCGTGCTGCTGCGCGTGGGGGACCGCGTGGTCGCGCGTGCGGAGTTGGTGGAGATCGAAGGCGAAGTGGGCGCCCGCATCCTGGCGTTGCTGCCGTGA
- a CDS encoding flagellar M-ring protein FliF produces MRSAPLRCLCVLLLLGATACRERIQHGLDERQANELQTVLVERGLDARKVPEPGKKPTWAIEVADAQSSDAVRILSELGLPRLAAEAGCDVFGGSGLVRSPLEEQVCRVRGMERELEKTLQTVDGVLLARVHLVVPPPPRPGQAPTPSKASAMLRTAPGQAARVRKSADTLRELLAGGVEGLSPEAVSLLVDEVTTHVETPSPRGGPVPLRLRVLLALLGVLVTGLSGALVWTTLRWRHYQALAQQPPAAPPAPPTPARPVVTPGPSRKLA; encoded by the coding sequence ATGCGTTCCGCTCCCCTTCGTTGTCTCTGTGTCCTCCTGCTCCTGGGCGCTACCGCGTGCCGGGAGCGCATCCAGCACGGCCTCGACGAGCGTCAGGCCAACGAGCTGCAGACGGTGCTCGTCGAGCGGGGGCTCGACGCGCGCAAGGTGCCCGAGCCGGGCAAGAAACCCACCTGGGCCATCGAGGTGGCCGACGCGCAGTCCTCGGACGCGGTGCGCATCCTGTCGGAGCTGGGGCTGCCCCGGCTCGCCGCGGAGGCGGGCTGCGACGTGTTTGGCGGAAGCGGGCTCGTGCGCTCGCCGCTGGAGGAGCAGGTCTGCCGCGTCCGGGGCATGGAGCGCGAGCTGGAGAAGACGCTCCAGACGGTGGACGGCGTGCTGCTGGCGCGCGTGCACCTGGTGGTTCCTCCTCCTCCGAGGCCGGGGCAGGCCCCCACGCCTTCGAAGGCCTCGGCCATGCTTCGCACGGCGCCCGGCCAAGCGGCGCGCGTGCGCAAGTCGGCGGACACGTTGCGCGAGCTCCTCGCGGGAGGCGTGGAGGGGCTGTCACCGGAGGCGGTGTCGCTGCTGGTGGACGAGGTGACGACGCACGTGGAGACACCCTCGCCCAGGGGCGGGCCCGTCCCTCTGCGGTTGCGCGTCCTGCTCGCCCTGTTGGGAGTGCTGGTGACGGGGCTGTCCGGGGCGCTCGTCTGGACGACGCTGCGCTGGCGGCACTACCAGGCCCTGGCGCAGCAGCCTCCCGCGGCGCCGCCCGCGCCGCCCACCCCCGCGCGTCCGGTGGTGACGCCGGGCCCCTCGCGCAAGCTGGCCTGA
- a CDS encoding ATP-dependent helicase HrpB, whose translation MAIDKLGAVGGAGASPAVESGRERFGKVLDGVRAPSSRPVPVTTEGPPKPVRTPTEAPAGTSRAEGVERAKAGCAEVKPGARVDSVQAARSQQAVEMLDRVGQAQQRLDHILKLAESGRTFSPSELLSLQAHVYRASQELDLAGKVVEKATGGVKQVLQTQV comes from the coding sequence ATGGCCATCGACAAGTTGGGAGCCGTGGGCGGTGCGGGGGCTTCGCCCGCGGTGGAGTCCGGAAGGGAGCGCTTCGGCAAGGTGCTGGACGGCGTGCGCGCGCCCTCGTCGCGTCCGGTGCCTGTGACCACGGAGGGGCCGCCGAAGCCGGTGCGCACGCCCACCGAAGCCCCCGCGGGCACCTCGCGGGCGGAGGGCGTGGAGCGGGCGAAGGCGGGCTGCGCGGAGGTGAAGCCGGGCGCGCGCGTGGATTCGGTCCAGGCGGCGCGCAGCCAGCAGGCGGTGGAGATGTTGGACCGGGTGGGGCAGGCGCAGCAGCGGCTGGACCACATCCTGAAGCTCGCCGAGTCCGGCCGCACGTTCAGTCCCTCGGAGTTGCTCTCGCTCCAGGCCCACGTCTACCGCGCCAGTCAGGAGCTCGATCTCGCCGGCAAGGTCGTCGAGAAGGCCACCGGCGGCGTCAAGCAGGTCCTCCAGACCCAGGTGTGA
- a CDS encoding PilZ domain-containing protein produces the protein MMNPSNGPRPNERERYHPRVEARLQVKVLLSGRTVTAQARDISMNGLFLQAHPADTQRALTIALPLPGDRELVTMCTIRRREVDGVALEFGELDWDDLIALARFLHPHLP, from the coding sequence ATGATGAACCCCTCCAACGGCCCCCGTCCGAACGAGCGCGAGCGCTACCACCCGCGCGTCGAAGCCCGGCTCCAGGTCAAGGTGCTCCTGTCGGGCCGCACCGTGACCGCGCAGGCTCGCGACATCTCCATGAACGGCCTGTTCCTCCAGGCCCACCCCGCGGACACGCAGCGCGCGCTCACCATCGCCCTGCCGCTGCCGGGCGACCGCGAGCTCGTCACCATGTGCACCATCCGCCGCCGGGAGGTGGACGGCGTCGCGCTGGAGTTCGGCGAGCTGGACTGGGACGACCTCATCGCCCTCGCCCGCTTCCTCCACCCGCACCTGCCGTAA
- a CDS encoding response regulator, producing MAGNAQAPFHILLVEDEPVIRELVRSMLSDGTVDVVCAANGIEGLKLARDRTFHLILMDVVLPQLDGVSVCRILKSDPATAKVPLYMLTAKAKKADVESATQAGADGYIHKPFRGAELMNLVERLRAARSAAD from the coding sequence ATGGCTGGCAACGCGCAGGCGCCCTTTCACATCCTCCTCGTCGAGGACGAGCCCGTCATCCGCGAGCTGGTGCGCTCCATGTTGAGCGACGGCACGGTGGACGTGGTCTGCGCGGCCAATGGCATTGAAGGCCTGAAGCTGGCCCGGGACCGGACCTTCCACCTCATCCTGATGGACGTGGTGCTGCCGCAGCTGGACGGCGTCTCCGTGTGTCGCATCCTGAAGAGCGACCCGGCCACGGCGAAGGTGCCGCTCTACATGCTCACCGCGAAGGCGAAGAAGGCGGACGTGGAGAGCGCGACGCAGGCGGGCGCGGACGGGTACATCCACAAGCCCTTCCGCGGCGCGGAGCTGATGAACCTGGTGGAGCGGCTGCGCGCGGCCCGCTCGGCCGCGGACTGA
- a CDS encoding SH3 domain-containing protein produces the protein MSDASTQGYYTAEEAEAVFQQANDAYGREDYATAQAHYEKLLAHGFGGPDVLYNLGTTHLARGDLGRAVLALEQARKQGGRAADLEANLALARARQVDKVVGASADEAFLPRLAAATDGEAVTWVFFVAWLVGFALLLFRRLFPAMRRTVVAVVAGLCLTAAVPAALLLAAHIWVHQNVHEAVVLSPTLVARELPRSEGRSLFEVHAGLKVQLLEETGKYVRIRLPNGLEGWAERDGVSEI, from the coding sequence ATGAGCGACGCGTCGACGCAGGGCTACTACACCGCCGAGGAGGCGGAGGCCGTCTTCCAGCAGGCCAACGACGCGTACGGGCGCGAGGACTACGCCACCGCGCAGGCCCACTACGAGAAGCTCCTGGCCCACGGCTTCGGCGGGCCCGACGTGCTCTACAACCTGGGCACCACGCACCTGGCCCGGGGCGACCTGGGCCGCGCGGTGCTGGCGCTGGAGCAGGCCCGGAAGCAGGGCGGACGCGCCGCGGACCTGGAGGCCAACCTGGCCCTGGCGCGCGCGCGGCAGGTGGACAAGGTCGTGGGCGCCTCCGCGGACGAGGCCTTCCTTCCCCGGCTGGCGGCCGCGACGGACGGCGAGGCCGTGACGTGGGTCTTCTTCGTCGCGTGGCTGGTGGGCTTCGCGCTGCTGCTCTTCCGGCGCCTCTTCCCCGCCATGCGCCGCACGGTGGTGGCGGTGGTGGCGGGCCTCTGCCTCACGGCCGCGGTGCCGGCGGCGCTGCTCCTGGCCGCGCACATCTGGGTGCACCAGAACGTGCATGAGGCCGTGGTGCTGTCGCCTACGCTGGTGGCGAGGGAGCTGCCGCGCTCGGAGGGGCGCTCCCTCTTCGAGGTGCACGCCGGCCTGAAGGTGCAGCTCCTGGAGGAGACGGGGAAGTACGTGCGCATCCGCCTGCCCAACGGCCTGGAGGGCTGGGCCGAGCGCGACGGCGTCTCCGAAATCTAG
- a CDS encoding BatD family protein: protein MRRTGSGRTALLAVLALLATAPAWAADIEFYQTVDRNEVGTDDTFRLTVVVVDAPSNAQVRLPESNDFEVLSSSRGSQRSISLSGGGPAVIQDITRHELLMRPLRAGKLTIPPATLTAGGRTYRTDPVPMTVREGRAGNAPQAQQGGRPQLPDPFRNFRNMPDPFGDDDSDLRDDEPVIPRGDSDLFLRASLDRDDLYVGEQATLSLYIYSRVDLSSVDAVTMPKLEGFWTEEVESPTQLTGEQKVVDGIPYRAYLLRRRALFPVKSGTLLITPAEADITTGFLFAGHRVHRVSNGLKVKVRPLPNGAPPNMSNANVGSWRMSLDMSQTRVELGQPITVKVILEGQGNVKNVTPPKLTGPASLKIYEPTTTDKLAPNRNRIQGRRVVEYLVMPQRTGTFTLPELRFPYFDPVRRQYEVARTDPVTVTVEAGAGGVSSLPSTMTPSQVADAANEQKNVLTTGGLRPVRAQAHFVGPSQPVWMRPFFVAGVLAPLGLLAGVAFVGGMRGRLATRSEAGRSRQQAKAARKRLAEAEKLKAGADAGAFYVEVERAMTGFLEAQLGFPVGGLTREALGEKLAAAGVDAERRSRVLFVLEACDLGRYGGGVEPGERRKVLATAAAVMEGWA, encoded by the coding sequence ATGAGAAGGACTGGTAGCGGTCGCACGGCGCTGCTCGCCGTGCTCGCCCTCCTCGCCACGGCGCCGGCGTGGGCGGCGGACATCGAGTTCTACCAGACGGTGGACCGCAACGAGGTGGGCACCGACGACACCTTCCGGCTCACCGTGGTGGTGGTGGACGCGCCGTCCAACGCCCAGGTGCGCCTGCCCGAGTCCAACGACTTCGAGGTGCTCTCCTCGTCGCGCGGCAGCCAGCGCTCCATCTCGCTGTCCGGCGGCGGCCCCGCCGTCATCCAGGACATCACCCGCCACGAGCTGCTGATGCGTCCGCTGCGCGCGGGCAAGCTCACCATTCCGCCCGCGACGCTCACCGCGGGCGGGCGCACGTACCGCACGGACCCCGTGCCGATGACCGTTCGCGAGGGCCGCGCGGGCAACGCGCCCCAGGCGCAGCAGGGCGGCCGGCCGCAGCTGCCGGATCCGTTCCGCAACTTCCGCAACATGCCGGATCCGTTCGGGGACGACGACTCCGACCTGAGGGACGACGAGCCGGTGATTCCGCGCGGGGACTCGGACCTGTTCCTGCGCGCGAGCCTGGACCGCGACGACCTCTACGTGGGCGAGCAGGCCACGCTGTCGCTCTACATCTACTCGCGCGTGGACCTGTCCAGCGTGGACGCCGTGACGATGCCGAAGCTGGAGGGCTTCTGGACGGAGGAGGTGGAGAGCCCCACGCAGCTCACGGGCGAGCAGAAGGTCGTGGACGGCATTCCCTACCGCGCCTACCTGCTGCGCCGCCGCGCGCTCTTCCCGGTGAAGTCCGGCACGCTGCTCATCACCCCGGCGGAGGCGGACATCACCACGGGCTTCCTCTTCGCGGGCCACCGCGTGCACCGCGTCTCCAACGGCCTGAAGGTGAAGGTGCGCCCGCTGCCGAACGGCGCGCCGCCGAACATGTCCAACGCGAACGTGGGCTCGTGGCGCATGTCGCTGGACATGTCGCAGACGCGCGTGGAGCTGGGCCAGCCCATCACGGTGAAGGTCATCCTGGAGGGGCAGGGCAACGTGAAGAACGTCACCCCGCCCAAGCTCACCGGCCCGGCCTCGCTGAAAATCTACGAGCCGACGACGACGGACAAGCTCGCGCCCAACCGCAACCGCATCCAGGGCCGCCGCGTGGTGGAGTACCTGGTGATGCCGCAGCGCACGGGCACCTTCACGCTGCCGGAGCTGCGCTTCCCCTACTTCGACCCCGTGCGGCGCCAGTACGAGGTGGCGCGCACGGACCCGGTGACCGTCACGGTGGAGGCGGGCGCGGGCGGCGTGTCGTCGCTGCCGTCGACGATGACGCCGTCGCAGGTGGCGGACGCGGCCAACGAGCAGAAGAACGTGCTCACCACCGGAGGCCTGCGTCCGGTGCGCGCGCAGGCGCACTTCGTGGGGCCGTCGCAGCCCGTGTGGATGCGGCCCTTCTTCGTCGCGGGCGTGCTGGCGCCGCTGGGCCTGCTGGCGGGCGTGGCGTTCGTGGGCGGCATGCGCGGCCGGCTGGCCACCCGCTCGGAGGCGGGCCGGAGCCGTCAGCAGGCGAAGGCCGCGCGCAAGCGGTTGGCGGAAGCGGAGAAGCTCAAGGCGGGGGCGGACGCGGGCGCGTTCTACGTGGAGGTGGAGCGGGCCATGACGGGCTTCCTGGAGGCGCAGCTGGGCTTCCCCGTCGGCGGGCTGACGCGCGAGGCGCTGGGCGAGAAGCTGGCGGCGGCGGGCGTGGACGCGGAGCGGCGCTCGCGCGTGCTCTTCGTGCTGGAGGCGTGCGACCTGGGCCGCTACGGCGGCGGGGTGGAGCCGGGGGAGCGGCGCAAGGTGCTGGCGACGGCGGCGGCGGTGATGGAAGGGTGGGCGTGA
- a CDS encoding tetratricopeptide repeat protein, with protein sequence MSTQPVRRRAARAMAVGLAGLLALPAPAWAVGPLEKDHPLVQRGREAYAAGRYEDALKDFEAAKKERPNDPAVEFNRADALAKLGRTAEAREAFKQVAESSRQPDLAQKSWYNLGNLAATAGDRSEALKSYRKALTLDPTDPQARHNYEVVLRNLPPPQNGPDGGTDGGQDGGNDGGRPDAGEDGGRKGDGGTPQDGGQDGGADGGADAGQDGGADGGQDGGAQDGGADGGADGGGGDAGPGDGGMDGGTDGGGDAGPGDGGADGGADGGQGEGDGDSRDGGTDGGSDAEQETEANPRDGGSSPGDVDRQEAERLLDAMKQNEKNLQLWRFQQKKKPRKPNEKDW encoded by the coding sequence ATGAGCACGCAACCGGTGCGGCGGCGCGCGGCGCGAGCGATGGCGGTGGGCCTGGCGGGATTGCTGGCGCTGCCTGCGCCCGCGTGGGCGGTGGGGCCGCTGGAGAAGGACCACCCGCTGGTGCAGCGCGGGCGCGAGGCCTACGCGGCCGGGCGCTATGAGGACGCGCTCAAGGACTTCGAGGCCGCGAAGAAGGAGCGGCCCAATGATCCGGCGGTGGAGTTCAACCGCGCGGACGCGCTCGCGAAGCTGGGCCGCACGGCGGAGGCGCGCGAGGCCTTCAAGCAGGTGGCGGAGTCCTCGCGTCAGCCCGACCTGGCGCAGAAGAGCTGGTACAACCTGGGCAACCTCGCGGCCACGGCGGGCGACCGCTCGGAGGCGCTCAAGTCCTACCGCAAGGCGCTCACGCTGGACCCCACGGATCCGCAGGCCCGGCACAACTACGAGGTGGTGCTGCGCAACCTGCCGCCGCCCCAGAACGGCCCGGATGGTGGCACCGACGGAGGCCAGGACGGCGGCAACGACGGCGGACGTCCGGATGCGGGCGAGGACGGCGGCCGGAAGGGTGATGGCGGCACGCCTCAGGACGGCGGCCAGGACGGCGGCGCGGATGGCGGCGCCGACGCAGGCCAGGACGGTGGCGCGGACGGCGGCCAGGACGGCGGCGCGCAGGACGGTGGTGCCGACGGCGGCGCGGATGGCGGCGGCGGGGATGCGGGCCCCGGTGACGGTGGCATGGATGGCGGCACGGATGGTGGCGGGGATGCGGGGCCCGGTGACGGCGGCGCGGATGGCGGCGCGGACGGGGGCCAGGGCGAGGGCGACGGTGACTCGCGCGATGGCGGCACGGACGGTGGCAGCGATGCCGAGCAGGAGACAGAGGCCAACCCGCGCGACGGCGGAAGTTCGCCGGGTGACGTCGACCGGCAGGAAGCGGAGCGCCTGCTGGATGCGATGAAGCAGAACGAGAAGAATCTCCAGCTCTGGCGTTTCCAGCAGAAGAAGAAGCCGAGGAAGCCCAATGAGAAGGACTGGTAG
- a CDS encoding VWA domain-containing protein: MPTLEAWRFTLLGYQVGLAQPVFLALFLVGLLLGLLALMKALGRRTRLSALIAERHVATLAPGVSVWRPAVQGSLYGLGLMLFGLALAQPQCGTKSELTKRRGIDVVVALDASKSMLARDVQPSRLDRARLELNTLLDELKGDRAGLVVFAGDAFVQSPLTSDYSAVKLFLRAVDPDVMPQGGTNVGAALRLAKQVLDNADRGSKDRVVVLLSDGEDLTGEVREATEALKDAHVQVLAVGVGSDSGEPIPVYDRRGEFVDYKKDSNGDTVITRLDRAGLTAIADATGGAFFYQPNGVAMGQVVERIDQMQKSELESRVTVRYDERFQWFAIPGLVLLVLGMALIPSRRRAA; this comes from the coding sequence ATGCCCACGCTGGAGGCCTGGCGCTTCACGCTCCTGGGCTATCAGGTCGGCCTGGCGCAGCCGGTGTTCCTGGCGCTGTTCCTGGTGGGCCTGCTGTTGGGGCTGCTCGCGCTGATGAAGGCGCTGGGCCGCAGGACGCGGCTGTCGGCGCTCATCGCGGAGCGCCACGTGGCGACGCTTGCGCCCGGCGTGTCCGTGTGGCGGCCGGCGGTGCAGGGCAGCCTGTATGGCCTGGGACTGATGCTGTTCGGGCTCGCGCTCGCGCAGCCCCAGTGCGGCACGAAGAGCGAGCTGACGAAGCGCCGGGGCATCGACGTGGTGGTGGCGCTGGATGCGTCCAAGTCCATGCTCGCCCGGGACGTGCAGCCCAGCCGGCTGGACCGCGCGCGGCTGGAGCTCAACACGCTGCTGGATGAGCTGAAGGGCGACCGCGCGGGCCTGGTGGTGTTCGCGGGGGACGCGTTCGTGCAGTCGCCGCTCACGTCGGACTACTCGGCGGTGAAGCTGTTCCTGCGCGCGGTGGATCCGGACGTGATGCCCCAGGGCGGAACGAACGTGGGCGCGGCGCTGCGGCTGGCCAAGCAGGTGCTGGACAACGCGGACCGGGGCTCCAAGGACCGCGTGGTGGTGCTGCTGTCGGACGGGGAGGACCTCACGGGCGAGGTGCGCGAGGCCACGGAGGCCCTCAAGGATGCGCACGTGCAGGTGCTCGCGGTGGGCGTGGGCTCGGACTCCGGAGAGCCCATCCCCGTCTACGACCGGCGCGGCGAGTTCGTGGACTACAAGAAGGACTCCAACGGCGACACGGTCATCACGCGCCTGGACCGCGCGGGCCTCACGGCCATCGCGGACGCCACGGGCGGCGCCTTCTTCTACCAGCCCAACGGCGTGGCCATGGGGCAGGTGGTGGAGCGCATCGACCAGATGCAGAAGAGCGAGCTGGAGAGCCGCGTGACCGTCCGCTACGACGAGCGCTTCCAGTGGTTCGCCATTCCCGGCCTGGTGTTGCTGGTGCTGGGCATGGCGCTCATCCCTTCGCGCCGGAGGGCCGCATGA
- a CDS encoding VWA domain-containing protein, whose product MPPDLAFNNPEALWALLLAPLLLALAFWERKRRATLRFSAAHVFAKGGRGLRAYLLPLLPILRVAALVAAVVAIARPQSRDSRVRDLSVEGIDIVVALDLSTSMEAGDFRPQNRLNVAKEVLTDFISSRVNDRLGLVVFSGAAYTQAPLTLDYGVLKEVLKQLRTRVLEDGTAIGDAIATSLNRLRDSDAKSRVVVLITDGDNNAGKISPLDAANMAASLHIPIYTILVGKGGKVPFPQGTDLFGNTVWRETEIPINPELMQDISDRTGGEYYRATDPEGLKQGLQKVLDSLERSKLMEGGASATYKENFHPFLLVAFGLAALELLLRATFLRVFP is encoded by the coding sequence CTGCCCCCGGACCTCGCGTTCAATAACCCGGAGGCGCTCTGGGCCCTGCTCCTGGCGCCGCTGCTGCTGGCGCTCGCGTTCTGGGAGCGCAAGCGCCGCGCCACGCTGCGCTTCTCCGCCGCGCACGTCTTCGCGAAGGGCGGCCGGGGCTTGCGCGCATACCTCCTGCCGCTGCTGCCCATCCTGCGCGTCGCGGCGCTGGTGGCGGCGGTGGTGGCCATCGCCCGGCCCCAGTCGCGCGACTCGCGCGTGCGGGATTTGTCGGTGGAGGGCATCGACATCGTGGTGGCGTTGGACCTGTCCACGTCCATGGAGGCCGGTGACTTCCGTCCGCAGAACCGCCTCAACGTGGCCAAGGAGGTGCTGACCGACTTCATCTCCAGCCGCGTGAACGACCGCCTGGGCCTGGTGGTGTTCTCCGGCGCCGCGTACACGCAGGCCCCGCTGACGCTGGACTACGGCGTGTTGAAGGAAGTGCTCAAGCAGCTGCGCACCCGCGTGCTGGAGGACGGCACGGCCATTGGAGACGCCATCGCCACGTCGCTCAACCGCCTGCGCGACTCGGACGCGAAGAGCCGCGTGGTGGTGCTGATCACCGACGGCGACAACAACGCCGGGAAGATCTCCCCGCTGGACGCGGCGAACATGGCCGCGTCGCTCCACATCCCCATCTACACCATCCTCGTGGGCAAGGGCGGCAAGGTGCCCTTCCCGCAGGGCACGGACCTGTTCGGCAACACCGTGTGGCGCGAGACGGAGATCCCCATCAACCCGGAGCTGATGCAGGACATCTCGGACCGCACCGGCGGCGAGTACTACCGCGCCACCGACCCCGAGGGCCTCAAGCAGGGCCTCCAGAAGGTGCTGGACTCGCTGGAGCGCTCGAAGCTGATGGAGGGCGGCGCCAGCGCCACGTACAAGGAGAACTTCCACCCGTTCCTGCTGGTGGCCTTCGGGCTCGCCGCGCTGGAGCTGCTGCTGCGCGCCACCTTCCTGCGGGTGTTCCCATGA
- a CDS encoding DUF58 domain-containing protein, whose protein sequence is MLPKDLIRRIRKLEIRTRKVVSDMLAGQYHSVFKGRGMAFSEVRQYQPGDEIRFIDWNVTARMNEAFIKVFTEERELTVMLLVDVSASNEFGSKDRTKAEVAAEVAAQIAFSAIANNDRVGLILFSDRVEKVVPPRKGRMHVLRLVSDILTFKPKGHGTDLSAGLTYLTQVSKRKAVTFLVSDFMATGYEKPLRLVGRRHDLVPVVIEDPLEHRFPSHGLVEMEDPETGERFVVDTSSTAVRGRFMRAMQAQRDERRKLFKKLELDHVELRAGDDHGKALANFFRARARRMAA, encoded by the coding sequence GTGCTGCCCAAGGACCTCATCCGCCGCATCCGCAAGCTGGAGATCCGCACCCGCAAGGTGGTCTCCGACATGCTGGCGGGCCAGTACCACTCGGTGTTCAAGGGCCGCGGCATGGCCTTCTCCGAGGTGCGCCAGTACCAGCCCGGCGACGAGATCCGCTTCATCGACTGGAACGTCACCGCGCGCATGAACGAGGCCTTCATCAAGGTCTTCACCGAGGAGCGCGAGCTCACGGTGATGCTCCTGGTGGACGTGTCCGCCTCCAACGAGTTCGGCTCCAAGGACCGCACCAAGGCGGAGGTCGCCGCGGAGGTGGCCGCGCAGATCGCGTTCAGCGCCATCGCGAACAACGACCGCGTGGGGCTCATCCTCTTCTCGGACCGGGTGGAGAAGGTCGTCCCGCCGCGCAAGGGCCGCATGCACGTGCTCAGGCTGGTGAGCGACATCCTCACCTTCAAGCCGAAGGGCCACGGCACGGACCTGTCCGCGGGGCTCACGTACCTGACGCAGGTGTCCAAGCGGAAGGCCGTGACGTTCCTGGTGTCGGACTTCATGGCCACGGGCTACGAGAAGCCGCTGCGCCTGGTGGGCCGCCGCCACGACCTGGTGCCGGTGGTCATCGAGGATCCGCTGGAGCACCGCTTCCCCAGCCATGGCCTGGTGGAGATGGAGGACCCGGAGACGGGCGAGCGCTTCGTGGTGGACACCAGCTCCACCGCAGTGCGCGGGCGGTTCATGCGCGCCATGCAGGCCCAGCGCGACGAGCGCCGCAAGCTGTTCAAGAAGCTGGAGCTGGACCACGTGGAGCTGCGCGCGGGCGACGACCACGGCAAGGCGCTGGCGAACTTCTTCCGCGCGCGGGCCCGGAGGATGGCGGCATGA